A genomic window from Halogeometricum borinquense DSM 11551 includes:
- a CDS encoding tyrosine-type recombinase/integrase, with translation MGDDWYKTRFENKHDSINEFLTSKTTTGRSHRTINEYSRTLQRFFHEHFPELDPEDVEVHHVEQYLRILVERDLAQNTKRRYLESLSSFYAWAMKRPRYEDITGNPAAVVLEEVPKQIHDRPDCATWENAEKIVHAIDDPRDKTVAVVLAKTGCRVTEALTITREDLLLEDGFIRLTNRKGGKTTVIPVDDETVRMIQRLQFIDQNTSEYLFASSRTGNQLTRERIRRKVREAAVKTGVMEEGETRFHKKFTPHTFRTVFTTLMRNQGMPDHILQYIRGDSESETIDIYTRIDRNQAQQEYLQAIKPLHL, from the coding sequence ATGGGTGATGACTGGTACAAAACCCGGTTCGAGAACAAGCACGACTCGATCAACGAGTTCCTTACAAGCAAGACCACGACCGGTAGAAGCCATCGGACAATCAATGAGTACAGCCGGACACTTCAACGGTTCTTCCACGAACACTTCCCCGAACTTGACCCGGAAGACGTCGAAGTACACCACGTTGAACAGTACCTGAGAATACTCGTAGAACGAGACTTGGCACAAAACACCAAACGCCGCTACCTCGAATCACTCAGCAGCTTCTACGCTTGGGCAATGAAACGACCCCGATACGAAGACATCACCGGGAACCCTGCCGCGGTCGTACTCGAAGAAGTTCCTAAGCAGATCCACGACCGACCTGACTGCGCCACATGGGAAAACGCTGAGAAGATTGTTCACGCTATCGATGATCCGCGGGACAAGACCGTGGCAGTAGTACTCGCTAAAACCGGGTGCCGAGTCACAGAAGCACTCACCATCACACGCGAAGACCTACTGCTCGAAGACGGTTTTATTCGGCTTACCAACCGGAAAGGAGGCAAAACCACCGTCATACCCGTTGACGATGAAACAGTGAGAATGATTCAACGCCTCCAGTTCATCGACCAGAACACCTCGGAATACCTGTTTGCCTCCAGTCGAACCGGAAACCAGCTAACACGGGAAAGAATCCGGCGGAAAGTCAGGGAGGCAGCCGTTAAAACCGGGGTCATGGAAGAAGGCGAAACACGGTTCCACAAAAAATTCACACCACACACCTTCCGAACCGTCTTCACCACCCTCATGAGAAACCAAGGAATGCCCGACCACATCCTCCAATACATCCGAGGCGACTCCGAGTCAGAAACCATAGACATCTACACACGCATCGACCGTAACCAAGCACAACAAGAATACCTACAAGCCATCAAACCACTTCACCTCTAA